A window of the Loxodonta africana isolate mLoxAfr1 chromosome 3, mLoxAfr1.hap2, whole genome shotgun sequence genome harbors these coding sequences:
- the CIMAP3 gene encoding ciliary microtubule-associated protein 3, with protein sequence MAIPLVPRPRGASIPPPPPIVPPPPPRLAAQACSGSAAARVLPTPLRSLGNAVHKCWPERRVHDVLQLQRGGSSESLINYSFGTCQQRKVFPCYNPPDLMGNKFLPLRGAPHRGPGCYITEDKYGLAYNLTKIPTSKKGYAFGARTSLRFQPIKNITPYPGRYQKIQSPEEKHKQSFAPFNTMLPRCRKCDSEKDFYPGPGTYNPEMKPPRKIAWPMKFGSPDWAQVPCLQKRTLKAELSTDKDFRKHRNRVAYLSLYYD encoded by the exons ATGGCAATTCCTTTGGTGCCCCGCCCCAGAGGGGCGAGTATCCCCCCTCCGCCCCCAATTGTCCCTCCTCCACCACCCCGACTCGCTGCGCAAGCGTGCTCCGGGTCCGCAGCCGCGCGGGTGCTCCCGACGCCCCTGCGTTCCCTTGGCAACGCAGTACACAAGTGCTGGCCCGAGAGGCGTGTGCACGATGTGCTTCAGCTTCAGCGAGGCGG ATCTTCAGAATCGCTGATTAATTATTCCTTTGGAACATGTCAGCAGAGGAAAGTCTTTCCTTGCTACAATCCCCCAGACTTAATGGGGAACAAGTTTCTCCCTCTGAGGGGGGCACCCCACAGAGGACCTGGATGTTACATAACGGAAGAC AAATATGGCTTGGCATACAACCTCACGAAGATCCCAACCAGTAAAAAAGGGTATGCTTTTGGAGCGAGAACAAGCTTGAGGTTTCAACCAATCAAG AATATAACACCTTACCCAGGCAGGTACCAGAAAATACAGTCTCCGGAGGAAAAACACAAGCAATCTTTTGCTCCATTTAATACCATGTTGCCTCGATGCAGGAAGTgcgattcagaaaaggactttTATCCTGG cccTGGcacatacaacccagaaatgaaGCCACCCCGAAAAATTGCTTGGCCGATGAAATTTGGATCTCCAGACTGGGCTCAGGTTCCATGTCTACAGAAAAGGACCTTAAAAGCCGAG CTGTCCACAGACAAAGACTTTAGAAAGCATCGGAATCGTGTGGCCTACCTAAGTCTGTATTACGACTGA